The DNA region CCATCTTATGTTCACCCTTCTGCCAGCTTTGTCTTGTTGGCACTTCCTGCCAGTTACCTTCTCAGCCCTGTAGTAGTCCATCCAGACCATCCAATCAGCCACATAGCCATGTCAGGAGGTCACTTCCTGCCAGTTACCTTCTCAGCCCTGTAGGAGTCCATCCAGACCATCCAATCAGCCACATAGCCATGTCAGGAGGTCACTTCCTGCCAGTTACCTTCTCAGCCCTGTAGGAGTCCATCAGAACCATCCAATCAGCTGCATAGCCATGTCACGAGGTCACTTCCTGTCAGTTACCTTCTCAGCCCTGTAGTAGTCCATCCAGACCATCCAATCAGCCACATAGCCATGCCAGGAGGTCACTTCCTGCCAGTTACCTTCTCAGCCCTGTAGGAGTCCATCCAGACCATCCAATCAGCTGCACAGCCATGTCACGAGGTCACTTCCTGCCAGTTACCTTCTCAGCCCTATAGGAGTCCATCCGGACCATCCAATCAGCCACATAGCCATGCCAGGAGGTCACTTCCTGCCAGTTACCTTCTCAGCCCTGTAGGAGTCCATCCAGACCATCCAATCAGCTGCACAGCCATGTCACGAGGTCACTTCCTGCCAGTTACCTTCTCAGCCCTATAGGAGTCCATCCGGACCATCCAATCAGCCACATAGCCATGCCAGGAGGTCACTTCCTGCCAGTTACCTTCTCAGCCCTGTAGGAGTCCATCCGGACCATCCAATCAGCCACATAGCCATGTCAtgaggtcacattctaccagttAACATCACAAATTCTAGGAGGGACTGCAGGTGCCTTGTTAGGGACTTGCTAAAGTAATTACATgagacccccccacctccctcacaCACAATTCCTTTCTGAAGGAATTCTCTTCTCTTTCAGCAAAGCACCTTAATGCCATCATGCAGAAGCAGAAACACTGTCCTGCCACAGCACACAGCTTGGAGTACAAAGATGACAGTGCTGTAGTGATGCCATTCTCGCCAAGAAGTCACTTGCCTTCAAGCAGTTATCAAAATCGATATTACGGAAGATTTACTGCAAACATGCATGTGGCTAAGAAACACCTGATTAATACACTCTCCTACTTTAAGCAACTTTATAACAAAACAAATGCTTCTTCTGTGAAAATGATCTTGGATCGTCCAATACAGAGGTCCCTTCAACTCTGATGACTGCAGATggtggtacccccccccccccaagcctcaAGGAGACCGGTATCCCCCATGATAGAAGCCTGCCTAAGGTGCCACAAAGTTTGTCTGAAACACTAGATATACTCTTTAGAGAGTTTGTTCTGGAAATCACTTTATTTTCCATCTGCTCAATCAATGATCCTCACatctgcattgttttattttatttattagcgTCTGATAAATCCATCTACCAACCACTTTTCCTAGTCAGAGTCATTGGGGGGgcaggagcctatcccagtccatcacagggcacggggctagCGTAcactctggacgggatgccaatccatcacagggcacggggctggggtccaccctggacgggatgccagtccgtcacagggcagggggctggggtccactctggatgggatgccagtccgtcacagggcagggggctaGCGTACactctggacgggataccagtccgtcacaggacacggagctggggcacaccctggatgggactccagtccatcacagggcacaaggctggggtacaactaAGGCTTAGGGTTGGTCTGTGTAACGAGGTCATAAATTAACAATCCTTATGGTTCTAAGCTGAGCAGGAAGAAAAGGATAAAACTGAATCATTAGAACATGGTGAATCTCCATTATCTAGGTCAGCTGAACACAGAGATTGCAAGATAGTAGAAAGCTGATGCAGGTAGTGGCTTCAGTCACCATAAGTATAGGGAGATGCACCCTCTGCTGGACAGAAGTCATAAATACATTTGGTTGTCTGACCATCTGCGTGGCTGTGCTGATAGAGAAAATTCCAAGTGAACAATTTCACCACTAGCAATTTTGGAACTGCTTTCAATTAAATGCAAACCAAAATGAACCAAAAATGATGGAAATGTTTCAGCATGAATTACTAAGCCAGGAATACCTAGATTATGACAGCAGTTTGTAATGGTGCAACAATGACGAATAGTACTGGAATAATGGAGAGATATGTGCACATAACTATTACTGGTTTATGAAGTGAGTACTGGAGATGAGGAAGGGATTTCTGACTGAGAGTAACCCCTGGGCACTGTGAATGTGACCCGTAAGGTACCAAGGTTCTGATAAGGTAAAAGCACCTTAAATTAAACCATGTTAGGTACCTTTGAATTGGTGCAGGCTTGCTTAACACATTGTTTATGACCCCGGGcccccccagatggtccacataTTTGGATAGGAATTGATCGTCCAGTTGTTAGTAACAGGCCAATTTGTCTTACAGGCTGTGCCTTTACTTCCTGTTACATTATTATCGGTTAGGGTGCCTAATCCATTTTGTCTATGGGTATTTAAGTATGAGGTATTTCATTGAGCAATCTTACTTATTTTCAAATTATTCAATTATTATATATTCAAATTATTCTGTAGTtgattaataaaatgtttaaacCTATTTCAATAATTCAGATTATGACTGGTCTTGAATGAATAATTTTCTTTTACAGAATGTGATAATAGAATAAAAGGAACATTTCACAGCATGTCATGGCATGTCTGTTTAGTGAATGAGCTACTCCAGGAATGTTTATTGGTAAAAGGCCAATGAAACAAAAGGCCCTTAAAGGCAAAGCACACCAAGCAGCCAATACCACCCCCTTCCAGAGACTCTGCAGATGAACTCCTTCCCTTTAAGGCAGACCCAAGCCATGTCCTGGCAAAAGACCTCTCTGGGTGTGGCCTCATCACACACAATTACTCCCAGGGTCAGATTCAGAAAACTAAAGACTCTTTTGGAACCAAAGCAAAAGTGCAGATGAGAAATAGGAATTGTGAGTCCACAGAGTGAGAGCAGTAGGAAGCCACTTTGTGAGCAAACACCCAACTGCATTGGAGGATGGCAATGAGATGAGCAGTAAACACTCTCTGTGGCAGTACGTAATGTCATTGCAAAACAAAGGATAACATGTTACCTGAAATAACATGTACTTCACTTTTATTTCAGTTAGTACAGACATACTGTCCACACAGAAAATCATGGAAAGCTGGCTTATTTCAGTCAAAAATATcacaaatttattggttttatgacAAAAATTACTTTACTTATTTGCTCCCCAAAAGCTGACCTCGTGCTCTGTTCAATTGCCACCACTCTGTTTTCATTCTCtagtacattctgtccatgcTGGTGAGTGTAGCCCAGTATATCCCAATTGCCACGTCTCAGGATTCCTTTCATAGAGACTGGAAAAAGTGGGCAGAGTGGGACAAGAACGTGCTTAAATTATGCTTAAATACTGCGCTTAACACTTATCACTTCCATAGATTTTGTTTATCCAGTCTGTTTAAAAATTCTCAGCGATTTCTAAAAACTTTACAAAATTAATCTTCGTTCTGTACGTATCATATTAAAGTATTCTGCATATTGCTTTGCCTCACATATTGTTAAGTTCCACTCCAAAAGGACACTCCGGGACAACTCTTGATTCACCTTTCGTTGAGTTTTATTTACCAACTTAGACTTGTTGGTTTCAAGTTAATCAACCAATGTTTGAACCGTCAGGTTGATAACCTACAAAGCACAGATACAGAGGTTCACCATGTCATTCTGTAAGATGTTAAAACAAATACATGAGCTTTTTAgatatattaattaaattaaggtAAACAAATGAACCATTCTACGTATTtcaaatgaattaataaaattaatctaGTGAATTAAATTACATCAAATAATAAATTCCATTAAATGCTCGCTTCAAACAACAGAACAGTTAAACATCAAATGTAATGAAGACAATCAAACGTCAAACAGACAATCAAATCAAAATGAAAGCTTTTGCATTTTAGTTCTTTCTAACTAATATAACCTAATAACATTTACCAATCATTGGTGTCTTTGGAGTAAACTCTTGTAGTAGAGCTTGCTGTGCTGTTCCTTGGCTTGTTTAAAGACTGAGCTAGCATTCCTGTTCAGGTGTTTTCATTTGTGATCAGCAGCCATTTTGttgatgcattatgggaaatgtagtttgACGGTGGTGGAAACCTTAGACCTTCAACTGTTCAGTTATAACCCAACACATATAAAGTCTCAGCAATCAAGACCAAAAAAGGTCTTAAAAATCAGCGATTTTTTTTCATATACGTTTCCCATAAATCTTTAtgattttattacttttataccaCTAGGGACTGGGTAAACGCAGCCAGTATCGTTTGTTTTACGGATTACTTTCACTTTCGATAGCAAACGTCGGTAACATATTCGTCTGACTTCTGGGGTGAGTATCTGTTTCAACAAATATGTCGCCGATTGTTATTTCTTTTGAAAGCTGGCGTAAAATAGTTATATGTATATTataatgaaactgaaaaatgtAACCGTTTTAATTCCGTTTTacgcttttaatttttttaaatgaacgtTTTACGCTTTAGTCTGTCACAAACCTAGCTTGGACCCCCGATCCTGCAAACATCGGAAGAGCTAAtctacaaatacaatgtaaatgtTTAAAATTCGCTCTCTGAGGGTGCACGTCGTTCTGTTACTTAAGctataaaaattataaaaaataattctGTGTTTCAGTTATGTTAAATAAGACCCCGATCATTTGGATTCATGCCAAAATGAAATTTGCAAATTTTCTCGTTATAACAATAATGGTTACTCGTTTTAACGTGAAAATTATCTAATTAAAACCGGGTTTTAACTTTATGCTGTTTTTTGTCATGATGGCAGACCAAGGCAAAAGTTAAATTTGAGCTGTAGCAATAATAGTAAATGAGTTACAGCTCAAAAGAAAACTGTCACGAGCGGTACGGCAGCGAGCGGCGATCGTGGGGATCGAGCGGGCAGGGAGTAGCAAGGCAGGCCGTACTCGGGGTCAACGGGGATTAATTAACAGGAATCggggaaggagacatcagacattgactaacatcaatgacagacaatggactcaggtaagacacggactgaaatacacaggactgagcaaattaactagacacagctgggtacaatcgggagaaaacacgtgggtaatcagggggcgtggcacacaggaggagcggacgagccgggcatgacaaaaaCACTCTGAATTGTCATATATTTACTGTCCGCTGTGAAGAAATAGAAcatgttattaaaaataaagacatTTCTGAGCTGGAAATAGGTATAAATCACCAAAATCAAAAATGGTGATGCAAAGGCCATCTGTTGAGTTAAAGTGGAAGGGCCCAGTAATCAAAAAAATAATCCACTTTTGGTTGGATATTGGTTGCATTGATAccgattaattaattgatttatctCATTGACATATATCTTCTTCCTATTACAGACATTCCATGGCATCACAACAGGCCACAGAAGGTTCAGCTCAAGACCAAAAAGAGCAAAGAGACAATTTGCACTGGAAGAAATTTCTGTCAGAGGCCGATTTTTACCAGGAGTTCAAAAATACCCAGTTATCTCACAAAACCGTGCTGTGCTTCGGGTTGAATACTGCTGGCAATGAGCTCTGGGACTGCTGGGGTTACACCTTCAACATTCCTGGAGGTGACCATGCAGAGAAGCAGGTGATGCAGGCCCTTGCAGACTTCCTCACGCCACATCGACTCTGTGTGGCTCTAAGGTACCGCTTGACCTTGTACCTCTCATATAGCCCCTGTGAGgactgctgctgtgagctcctTGCATTCGTGAAGTCTCTGAAGGTGGTCGAGGTGGATGTGATGGTGTCCAGGCTGTACTGCATTGAGCAACAGCCCGTGAAGCATAGGCTACAGCAGCTAATGGCGTCAGGGATCAGGTTGAGTGTGATGGGTAGGAAGGACTTCGAGCGATGCCTCTACCTGTTTGTGAGCCCTAACTCCAGGTTTAAGCCATGGCCAGAGCTGGATGCAATGAGCAGGAGATATTCTATGGACCTGCACACTGTTCTGCACGAGGTAGGTCTGTCACTCATCGGTACTTGTAGCATATTTGTAGTCActgtttatgtttgtttttacaTCCATGTTCCATAGACCCCGTGGTCCAGGACTTGTAGgcatttagaagatggatggttctTCCATAACTACTTATTCAGTATGAGGCTCTGGTGAGCCTGGAGCGTAATCCAGGAACGTGGGACATGAGTCAAGGGaagccctggatgggatggcagtccatcgcgagacacacacaccttttAGAGACACCTGTTCATCTCAGCGCAAGCTATTGGAGGCCTAGAATGATCgactgtttttattttctgttgcCGGAGAATCTCATGTGTGGCAGTGGAAATGTGAGACTACATGTTTCACATCATTTTACCTCAAAATACTTCCATGATTCCATGAAGGCATGTGATTCCTGCTTCAAACATGCATTTTATCTAGTAAACCAGAACCCAGACATTGCTGGAGGAGGTAGAAAGTTCAACAGAGCAGATTAAAAAGCAATTTAAACAAGGGACTTGTGGGAAAGTGATCCTAGTGAGTTAAGGTTAAATGTTTAACAATCAAGTCAATAAGATACAGAGGAGATCTTCCATATAATTGCAAGCTGCTTCTCATTGACAGATTTCTGTTCCACAATGTGTTTAAATCGCTTGCATGAAAACTTGATTATGTGAAGTTTTCTTcaatgctatgttaatattgtACGTGTCTCTCCTTGTAGTGTGATTGTG from Brienomyrus brachyistius isolate T26 chromosome 1, BBRACH_0.4, whole genome shotgun sequence includes:
- the LOC125704728 gene encoding C->U-editing enzyme APOBEC-2-like isoform X1; translation: MTDNGLRHSMASQQATEGSAQDQKEQRDNLHWKKFLSEADFYQEFKNTQLSHKTVLCFGLNTAGNELWDCWGYTFNIPGGDHAEKQVMQALADFLTPHRLCVALRYRLTLYLSYSPCEDCCCELLAFVKSLKVVEVDVMVSRLYCIEQQPVKHRLQQLMASGIRLSVMGRKDFERCLYLFVSPNSRFKPWPELDAMSRRYSMDLHTVLHECDCDWHLEPEHFDNPTALPIPADYAALERSPSSSTTAVCNGRGLRWPNTPQKQSGVSESKRDPKGQPVRRALF
- the LOC125704728 gene encoding C->U-editing enzyme APOBEC-2-like isoform X3, whose translation is MTDNGLRHSMASQQATEGSAQDQKEQRDNLHWKKFLSEADFYQEFKNTQLSHKTVLCFGLNTAGNELWDCWGYTFNIPGGDHAEKQVMQALADFLTPHRLCVALRYRLTLYLSYSPCEDCCCELLAFVKSLKVVEVDVMVSRLYCIEQQPVKHRLQQLMASGIRLSVMGRKDFERCLYLFVSPNSRFKPWPELDAMSRRYSMDLHTVLHECDCDWHLEPEHFDYAALERSPSSSTTAVCNGRGLRWPNTPQKQSGVSESKRDPKGQPVRRALF
- the LOC125704728 gene encoding C->U-editing enzyme APOBEC-2-like isoform X2 yields the protein MASQQATEGSAQDQKEQRDNLHWKKFLSEADFYQEFKNTQLSHKTVLCFGLNTAGNELWDCWGYTFNIPGGDHAEKQVMQALADFLTPHRLCVALRYRLTLYLSYSPCEDCCCELLAFVKSLKVVEVDVMVSRLYCIEQQPVKHRLQQLMASGIRLSVMGRKDFERCLYLFVSPNSRFKPWPELDAMSRRYSMDLHTVLHECDCDWHLEPEHFDNPTALPIPADYAALERSPSSSTTAVCNGRGLRWPNTPQKQSGVSESKRDPKGQPVRRALF